A section of the Mangifera indica cultivar Alphonso chromosome 12, CATAS_Mindica_2.1, whole genome shotgun sequence genome encodes:
- the LOC123193757 gene encoding dnaJ homolog subfamily B member 13-like has protein sequence MGDQHRNPSTDAYRIFGIPKAMCKTYKFVTKWNYENKSSPRKSDADERKFEEKFSTYKQAQEADNTMHRGFDSIVIDNLLSRQASLRKSASRRSHTPSPRSSSYANMTANMSRRSKTPQRSFLSRSNSKMLSSEFGSNTAVAHQNPSMSRNSSRRSPIIFSQTTAAPRKPPPIERKLSCTLDELYLGCAKKIMIRRDIVLDNGNVLEEEETLTIKLKPGWKEGTKITFEGKGDQKPGYYPADIIFQIEEKRHPLYRREGDDLEIGVEIPLVQALTGCSLCVPLLGGKSMQLTLDDIIYPGFEQIIPGHGMPNPKEKGKRGNLRIRFLVNFPTDLTEEQRYEASKILEDCS, from the exons atgggAGATCAACATCGAAATCCCTCTACAGATGCTTACAGAATCTTTGGCATCCCAAAAGCCATGTGCAAGACTTACAAATTTGTCACCAAATGGAATTATGAAAATAAGAGTAGTCCAAGAAAATCCGACGCCGACGAACgcaaatttgaagaaaagtttTCTACCTACAAGCAG GCCCAAGAAGCGGATAACACAATGCACCGAGGTTTTGATTCAATAGTCATAGACAACTTACTTTCACGCCAAGCCTCGCTTAGAAAAAGTGCAAGTAGAAGGAGCCACACGCCCTCACCACGATCATCCTCTTACGCCAACATGACTGCTAATATGAGTAGGAGGAGCAAAACCCCGCAACGAAGCTTTCTATCTAGAAGTAACTCTAAAATGTTGTCATCAGAATTTGGTAGCAATACTGCAGTCGCCCATCAGAATCCGAGTATGTCAAGAAATTCTAGCCGGCGAAGTCCTATCATATTCTCTCAAACCACTGCTGCTCCGAGGAAACCTCCTCCAATTGAGAGAAAACTTTCCTGCACACTTGATGAATTGTATCTTGGATGTGCTAAGAAAATCATGATTAGAAGAGATATCGTCTTGGATAATGG GAATGTtttggaagaagaagagacatTAACGATAAAACTGAAGCCAGGATGGAAAGAGGGAACGAAGATTACATTTGAAGGAAAGGGGGATCAGAAACCAGGGTATTATCCTGCTGATATAATTTTCCAAATCGAGGAAAAAAGACATCCATTGTACAGAAGGGAAGGAGATGATTTAGAGATAGGAGTTGAGATTCCATTGGTTCAGGCTCTCACTGGATGCTCTCTTTGTGTGCCTCTTTTAGGAGGGAAGTCAATGCAATTGACACTAGATGATATCATTTATCCAGGCTTTGAACAGATTATTCCAGGCCACGGTATGCCCAATCccaaagagaaaggaaagagaGGTAATTTGAGAATTAGATTTTTAGTGAACTTTCCTACAGATTTAACCGAAGAACAACGTTATGAAGCTTCTAAGATCTTGGAAGATTGTTCTTGA
- the LOC123193120 gene encoding NAC transcription factor 29-like → MAGNVDDKFVPTILPFLPPGVRFSPEKGDLIEFFLKKKILGQPLPTDCVPTLEVYSINPDQLPLPTDAWRVRDEWYFFTTKPNTDSVIPTNDGYYSVITEDQIIKQEDEDVGYMTTMAYFQGRPPKGKKSKWTIYEFRVKPDTIPATKHDDALKAKVSSFVAVNLFVKVKNRKGSTQGKTRMTEQSQK, encoded by the exons ATGGCTGGTAAtgttgatgacaaatttgtaccTACCATCCTACCTTTTCTCCCTCCTGGAGTCAGGTTTTCTCCTGAAAAAGGAGATTTGATAGAGTTTTtcttgaagaagaagatacTTGGTCAGCCTCTTCCCACTGATTGCGTTCCAACTCTTGAAGTTTACTCCATAAACCCAGATCAACTTCCATTGCCAA CGGATGCATGGAGAGTAAGGGATGAGTGGTATTTTTTCACCACCAAGCCAAACACCGATTCTGTAATCCCAACCAATGATGGCTACTATTCTGTTATAACGGAGGATCAGATAATTaaacaagaagatgaagacGTTGGGTACATGACAACCATGGCTTATTTTCAAGGCAGGCCACCAAAGGGCAAGAAATCCAAATGGACCATTTATGAGTTTAGGGTTAAACCAGATACAATTCCTGCCACTAAACATGATGATGCTCTAAAAGCAAAG GTTTCAAGTTTTGTTGCTGTAAATTTGTTCGTGAAAGTGAAAAACCGAAAAGGAAGTACACAAGGAAAAACAAGAATGACAGAACAGAGTCAGAAGTGA